The Mangifera indica cultivar Alphonso chromosome 8, CATAS_Mindica_2.1, whole genome shotgun sequence genome has a window encoding:
- the LOC123222404 gene encoding LOB domain-containing protein 29-like — protein sequence MTGSGSPCGACKFLRRKCLKGCVFAPYFCHEQGATHFAAIHKVFGASNVSKLLAHLPVNDRCEAAVTISYEAQARLQDPIYGCVSHIFALQQQVVNLQAQLASLKEQASQSFLKGSAAPNPNDKYYGKLPTHPQDIYSWFHQENSNMGTQFNPNLNNDSTTNPYCDAGFNLNSNSFGNYENSVISGEDASFASFGEGSRSMSTLDMQTDNRQWNFQDTNDLQSVAFGYTQNS from the exons atgacaGGTTCTGGTTCTCCTTGTGGAGCCTGCAAATTCTTGAGGAGAAAATGTCTGAAAGGTTGTGTTTTTGCACCTTATTTTTGCCATGAACAAGGCGCCACCCATTTTGCAGCAATCCACAAGGTTTTTGGTGCAAGCAATGTATCAAAGCTCCTTGCTCATCTCCCTGTCAATGATCGTTGTGAAGCTGCAGTCACAATCTCATATGAAGCTCAAGCTAGGCTTCAAGATCCCATTTACGGCTGCGTTTCGCATATTTTCGCTCTCCAACAGCAG GTTGTGAATCTACAGGCACAACTTGCTTCACTGAAGGAACAAGCATCTCAAAGTTTTCTCAAGGGCTCTGCTGCTCCGAACCCTAATGACAAATATTATGGAAAGCTTCCCACTCACCCACAAGATATTTACAGTTGGTTTCACCAAGAGAATTCAAACATGGGGACACAATTCAATCCAAACCTCAACAATGATTCCACAACAAATCCATACTGTGATGctggattcaatttgaattcaaactcttTTGGAAATTATGAAAATTCAGTCATTTCAGGAGAAGATGCCTCATTTGCTAGCTTCGGAGAAGGTTCTCGATCCATGAGTACACTTGACATGCAAACAGACAACCGGCAATGGAATTTCCAAGACACTAATGATCTTCAATCAGTGGCCTTTGGTTATACTCAGAATTCTTAA